A window of the Lactuca sativa cultivar Salinas chromosome 5, Lsat_Salinas_v11, whole genome shotgun sequence genome harbors these coding sequences:
- the LOC111907766 gene encoding dehydration-responsive element-binding protein 2D has protein sequence MSSLMVIGNNGGDGERREEKKPAAHASSRKGCMKGKGGPENAFCTYKGVRQRTWGRWVSEIREPNRGSRLWLGTFTSAREAAVAYDTAARRLFGADAHLNLPDEAPPSPSRSTATRRAAELAAAAVEAKYNSVLLEMKMKKKFEKQIKMQMYMLMLHHQQQMQMKMKMKMQMQMKMEAQGGILGNVLDSESPFKKLNSMLPEFDDSAMWEEAASTMDYHSQAICDPGIAAYTFNDAIGIELKHPLLV, from the coding sequence ATGAGTTCTCTGATGGTTATCGGAAACAATGGTGGCGATGGTGAACGAAGGGAAGAGAAGAAGCCTGCAGCCCATGCAAGCTCAAGGAAAGGCTGCATGAAAGGCAAAGGAGGTCCTGAGAATGCTTTTTGCACTTACAAAGGTGTTCGGCAGCGGACCTGGGGTCGGTGGGTTTCAGAAATCCGTGAACCCAACCGTGGCAGCCGTCTCTGGTTGGGAACTTTCACCTCCGCCCGTGAAGCCGCCGTGGCCTACGACACTGCCGCCCGGAGACTGTTTGGTGCTGATGCTCATCTCAACCTTCCTGATGAGGCTCCTCCATCACCATCACGATCCACTGCTACCCGGAGAGCCGCTGAGTTGGCTGCCGCCGCTGTGGAAGCCAAATACAATAGTGTCCTCTTGGAgatgaaaatgaagaaaaaattCGAGAAGCAAATAAAAATGCAGATGTACATGCTCATGCTGCACCACCAACAGCAGAtgcagatgaagatgaagatgaagatgcagATGCAGATGAAGATGGAAGCTCAAGGTGGGATCCTTGGAAACGTTCTGGATTCAGAATCACCTTTCAAGAAATTGAACTCTATGTTGCCGGAGTTTGATGACTCCGCCATGTGGGAGGAAGCAGCTTCCACCATGGATTATCATTCTCAGGCGATTTGTGATCCAGGAATTGCGGCCTATACCTTTAATGATGCGATCGGGATTGAGCTAAAACACCCACTGCTGGTGTGA